One genomic window of Cannabis sativa cultivar Pink pepper isolate KNU-18-1 chromosome 2, ASM2916894v1, whole genome shotgun sequence includes the following:
- the LOC133034503 gene encoding uncharacterized protein LOC133034503 — protein sequence MTSPYPFAIWGIDLIGALNSGRGGAKYAVVAIDFFKKWTEVKPLVLITCKKVLDFVIKNIICRFNIPIKIVSNNGTQFDGNLFTEFCERNKIIKRFSSVSRPQPNGQVEAVNKTLKDTIKKKLNDAKGRWNNPSALRQKSEREEVKDRKPNPPPFTFERYCLRTLVIAKDATPKLPALSTDRYTVSSAAPAGPSNAAESSSSARKRQKLVVTDFGMEGSGDHARPPYAQLILGQPRALPRAPSRTPTVGFAFPRRVVPFDPLKCRGRKRQIGL from the exons ATGACCTCGCCATACccatttgcaatatggggaattgacctaattgGGGCTTTAAATTCAGGGCGAGGTGGAGCAAAGTATGCAGTTGTGGCAATCGACTTCTTCAAAAAATGGACAGAAGTCAAACCCCTGGTTTTAATCACGTGCAAGAAGGTTCTTGATTTTGTCATCAAGAACATCATATGTAGGTTCAACATTCCAATCAAGATAGTATCCAATAATGGAACTCAGTTTGATGGTAATTTATTCACTGAATTCTGTGaaaggaataaaataattaagcgCTTCTCGTCAGTATCGAGGCCTCAACCAAATGGGCAAGTAGAAGCTGTTAATAAAACCTTAAAGGATACTATTAAGAAGAAGTTAAATGATGCTAAAGGAAGATGG AATAACCCTTCGGCCCTTAGGCAAAAATCTGAAAGAGAAGAAGTCAAGGATCGGAAACCGAATCCCCCACCCT TCACATTCGAACGCTATTGTCTTCGAACACTGGTTATTGCCAAGGACGCCACACCGAAATTGCCTGCCTTATCAACTG ATAGGTACACCGTGTCTTCCGCTGCACCGGCTGGTCCCTCCAATGCGGCAGAAAGCAGTTCCTCTGCCAGGAAGAGGCAGAAACTCGTTGTGACAGATTTTGGCATGGAAGGATCAGGGGATCACGCTCGGCCCCCTTACGCCCAACTAATTCTGGGCCAGCCTAGGGCCCTCCCTCGAGCTCCGTCAAGAACGCCTACTGTGGGATTTGCCTTCCCTAGGAGGGTAGTTCCTTTTGACCCTCTGAAATGCAGAGGAAGAAAGAGGCAAATCGGGCTTTGA